In Oreochromis niloticus isolate F11D_XX linkage group LG5, O_niloticus_UMD_NMBU, whole genome shotgun sequence, a single window of DNA contains:
- the LOC109202134 gene encoding odorant receptor 131-2-like: MNLTTVVYRDSLNIAIVKNMITVVLCIAIIYFNSTLVHTFKKHEVFNTNPRYILYIHLVINDILLLIMFTLLQVLSYTIFTLHVSLCIILLVIAIISTLNNPLTLAVMAVECYVAICFPLQHSQICTVKNVTVVITVIWVLSSLSILPDLFTILATESRDFFHSRVFCLWNTIFRPPELEKKRDISNIVFLVIVWLTLVYTYFRILFTAQAAAANARKARNTVLLHGFQLLLCMLTYVYDLLLNGLTSLFPSGVLTIRYTISILVHVLPRIISPIVYGIRDKMFRKYLKKYLFHTKNANALVHR, translated from the exons ATGAATTTGACAACAGTTGTGTATCGGGACTCGTTAAACATAGCTATTGTCAAGAATATGATAACTGTGGTCCTCTGTATCGCCATCATCTACTTCAACAGCACCTTGGTGCACACATTCAAAAAACACGAG GTTTTCAACACAAATCCTCGTTACATCCTGTACATTCATCTGGTAATCAATGATATCCTTCTGCTCATCATGTTCACCCTCCTTCAAGTTCTCAGTTACACCATATTCACTCTTCATGTGTCTTTATGTATTATTTTGCTAGTGATTGCCATAATTTCCACCCTTAACAATCCCCTGACCCTCGCTGTGATGGCAGTAGAGTGTTATGTTGCTATATGCTTCCCTCTCCAGCACTCACAGATCTGTACAGTCAAAAATGTAACTGTTGTGATCACAGTGATATGGGTGCTAAGTTCACTTTCAATTCTGCCAGATTTATTCACCATCTTGGCCACAGAATCCAGAGATTTCTTTCATTCAAGAGTTTTCTGCCTTTGGAACACAATTTTCAGACCTCCTGAGCTAGAAAAGAAGAGAGACATATCCAACATTGTATTTCTGGTTATTGTTTGGCTCACCCTTGTCTACACATATTTCAGAATCCTTTTCACTGCACAGGCAGCTGCTGCAAACGCCAGGAAAGCAAGAAACACTGTACTGCTGCACGGcttccagctgctgctgtgcaTGCTCACCTACGTGTATGATTTACTGCTGAATGGTTTGACATCCTTGTTTCCAAGTGGAGTACTGACTATTCGCTACACAATCTCAATACTAGTACATGTTCTGCCTCGAATCATCAGTCCAATTGTTTATGGGATACGAGATAAGATGTTCAGAAAGTACCTGAAAAAATACTTGTTTCATACAAAAAATGCTAATGCTCTTGTACACAGGTAA
- the LOC106098729 gene encoding odorant receptor 131-2-like translates to MNLTTAVYRDSLNTAIVKNLITVGLSVSIIYVNSSLVHTFTKHEVFTTNPRYILYIHLVINDILLLIMFTLLQVLSYIIFTLHLPFCIILLLISIICSLNNPLTLAVMAVECYVAICFPLQHSQICTVKNVTVVITVIWVLSSLTILPDLFTILATESRDFFHSRVFCLRETVFRLPELEKKRTMSNIVFLVIVWLTLVYTYFRILFTAQAAAANARKARNTVLLHGFQLLLCMLTYVYDLLLNGFTKLFPKGVLTIRYTISVFVHVLPRLVSPLVYGIRDKAFRRYLRRYLFYSPKANINK, encoded by the exons ATGAATTTGACGACGGCGGTGTATCGGGACTCCTTAAACACAGCTATCGTCAAGAATCTGATTACTGTGGGTCTCTCTGTCTCCATCATCTATGTCAACAGCAGCTTGGTGCACACATTCACAAAACATGAG GTTTTCACCACAAATCCTCGTTACATCCTGTACATTCATCTGGTCATCAATGATATCCTGCTGCTCATCATGTTCACCCTCCTTCAAGTCCTCAGTTACATCATTTTCACTCTTCATCTCccattttgcatcattttattGTTGATTTCCATAATTTGCAGCCTGAACAATCCCCTGACCCTCGCTGTGATGGCAGTAGAGTGTTATGTTGCTATATGCTTCCCTCTCCAGCACTCACAGATCTGTACAGTCAAAAATGTAACCGTTGTGATCACAGTGATATGGGTGCTAAGTTCACTTACAATTCTACCAGATTTATTCACCATCTTGGCCACAGAATCCAGAGATTTCTTTCATTCAAGAGTTTTCTGCCTTAGAGAAACTGTTTTCAGACTTCCTGAATTAGAAAAGAAGAGAACTATGTCCAACATTGTATTTCTGGTTATTGTTTGGCTCACCCTTGTCTACACATATTTCAGAATCCTTTTCACTGCACAGGCAGCTGCTGCAAACGCCAGGAAAGCAAGAAACACCGTACTGCTGCACGGcttccagctgctgctgtgcaTGCTCACCTACGTGTATGATTTACTGCTGAATGGTTTTACAAAGTTGTTCCCAAAAGGAGTCCTGACTATTCGCTACACAATCTCAGTATTTGTTCACGTTCTGCCTCGACTTGTTAGTCCACTTGTTTATGGGATACGAGATAAGGCATTCAGAAGATATCTGAGAAGATACCTGTTCTACTCACCAAAGGCTAACATTAACAAATAA
- the LOC100704178 gene encoding odorant receptor 131-2-like yields the protein MQKESLMWRMSSLLGLRGNMTVPYQLLLIRDTFTTAFVKNLIVVLVWLTLSYINGTLVVTFFRHQTFYDDPRYILFIHMVINDAIQLTVTIMLFILSYIFYKINVAFCCFFILVAVFTTRNTPVNLAAMAIERYIAICEPLRYTQICTVRRTYIVIGMIWFICVAPDITDLFVTLATESLSFFHESVFCLRQNVFKDPILAYKRQVFDIIYFSCVFLILVVTYLRILFAARALSTDKTSAQKARNTILLHGAQLAMCMLSYVSPSVEVVLHIIFPGRILEIRFANYLIVYILPRFLSPIIYGVRDKKFREYLRMYFLSNRCRNKERKVTPEDKDHL from the exons ATGCAAAAAGA GTCTCTCATGTGGAGAATGAGCTCACTGCTGGGTCTCAGAGGCAACATGACCGTCCCTTATCAG CTGCTGCTCATCAGAGATACTTTCACCACAGCGTTTGTCAAGAACCTGATCGTGGTTCTGGTCTGGCTCACACTCAGTTACATCAACGGCACCTTGGTGGTCACGTTTTTTAGACACCAG ACCTTTTATGATGACCCTCGTTACATCCTCTTCATCCACATGGTGATCAACGATGCCATCCAGCTGACTGTCACCATCATGCTTTTCATTCTCAGTTACATCTTCTACAAGATTAACGTCGctttctgctgcttcttcatCCTGGTGGCGGTCTTCACCACCAGAAACACCCCTGTTAACTTAGCTGCCATGGCCATCGAGCGCTACATAGCCATATGCGAACCTCTGCGGTATACCCAAATCTGCACCGTGAGGAGGACCTACATCGTCATCGGGATGATTTGGTTTATCTGTGTGGCTCCAGATATTACAGATCTGTTTGTAACACTTGCAACCGAGTCTCTGAGCTTCTTTCATGAGTCGGTGTTCTGCTTGCGCCAGAATGTGTTCAAAGACCCGATCCTGGCATACAAAAGGCAAGTTTTTGATATCATCTACTTCTCCTGTGTGTTTCTGATTCTGGTCGTCACCTACTTGAGGATCCTGTTTGCAGCCAGAGCCCTCTCCACAGATAAGACATCAGCCCAGAAAGCCAGGAACACCATCCTCCTCCACGGGGCCCAGCTGGCTATGTGCATGCTCTCCTACGTCTCTCCTAGCGTGGAGGTGGTCCTCCACATCATCTTCCCAGGCCGGATCCTCGAAATCAGATTTGCAAACTACCTGATCGTCTACATCCTGCCCCGGTTTCTGAGTCCAATCATCTACGGTGTCAGAGACAAGAAGTTCAGGGAGTACCTCAGGATGTACTTTCTGAGCAACAGATGCAGAAACAAAGAGAGGAAAGTAACGCCCGAGGACAAAGACCACCTGTAG
- the LOC100703909 gene encoding odorant receptor 131-2-like: MLVWLVLSIINGSMMHTFQRHSLFYENPRYIMFICMVINDALQLTLVTALYVISYIFRKIHASVCCLLIMTAILTTRSTPLILAGMAVERYISICFPLHYTQMCNIPRTLLLICVIFILTVTPPITDLLITIVKEPPSFFHTKIFCDHSLLFRDQSIYYKNCVFDGTYLSFVALTLLYTYCKIMLTAQAVSTSLVSVKRARNTVLLHGVQLLLCMLAFVVPSLQAALISLFPQLGLEIRYIFFLLVYIIPRFLSPMIYGFRDEQFRKYWTRYLSCHEHSMTLLRLASQKMNPQVK; encoded by the exons ATGCTGGTGTGGCTGGTCCTCAGTATCATCAATGGCAGCATGATGCACACCTTCCAACGACACAG TCTCTTCTACGAGAACCCGCGATACATCATGTTCATCTGCATGGTGATCAATGATGCTCTGCAGCTAACCCTGGTGACAGCTCTCTACGTGATCAGCTACATCTTCAGGAAGATCCATGCCTCTGTTTGCTGCCtcctg ATCATGACAGCGATCCTCACCACCCGCTCCACCCCTCTCATCCTGGCCGGCATGGCTGTGGAGCGCTACATCTCCATCTGTTTCCCTCTGCACTACACCCAGATGTGTAACATCCCTCGCACCCTCCTCCTCATCTGCGTTATCTTCATCCTCACCGTCACCCCGCCCATCACCGACCTCCTCATCACGATCGTCAAGGAGCCTCCGAGTTTCTTCCACACCAAGATTTTTTGTGACCACTCACTTCTTTTCCGTGACCAGTCCATCTACTACAAGAACTGCGTGTTTGATGGGACTTACCTCTCCTTTGTGGCCCTCACGCTGCTTTACACCTACTGTAAGATCATGCTGACAGCGCAGGCTGTCTCAACAAGCCTCGTCTCAGTGAAGAGAGCCAGGAACACCGTGCTGCTTCACGGGGTGCAG ctgctgctgtgcaTGCTCGCCTTTGTGGTTCCCTCCCTTCAGGCGGCTCTGATCTCTCTCTTCCCTCAGCTGGGCCTGGAGATTCGATACATCTTCTTCCTGCTCGTCTACATCATCCCCCGCTTCCTGAGCCCCATGATCTATGGTTTTCGTGATGAACAGTTCAGGAAGTACTGGACTCGGTACCTATCCTGTCATGAACACAGTATGACTCTGCTCAGGCTGGCGTCACAGAAAATGAACCCTCAGGTGAAATAA